One Zestosphaera sp. genomic region harbors:
- a CDS encoding 4-oxalocrotonate tautomerase family protein — protein MGLAMPLVHVYVWRGISDEGKEKIIAGITKVFTDLGIPPNAVEVVIHEIPKENWGVGGEQASKRFEDVQSP, from the coding sequence TTGGGTTTGGCAATGCCCCTGGTTCATGTATATGTTTGGAGAGGTATTTCAGACGAAGGTAAGGAGAAGATCATAGCAGGGATCACCAAGGTCTTCACTGATTTAGGTATACCGCCAAACGCTGTTGAGGTGGTGATTCACGAGATACCTAAAGAGAACTGGGGGGTCGGGGGCGAGCAGGCGAGCAAGAGATTTGAAGACGTGCAATCACCCTGA
- a CDS encoding S9 family peptidase — translation MSRLLGYEDLSKLVLVSSPSIHPSSKLVAFLTAKINLEKNMYESAVWMAGVDGCEVYPFTGGPDDFCPQWCPDGRKLSFVSRRGLAEGEKGASIYIASLESREPWRLAYFKGGVTEYGWSPDSRKVAVISKVGEAHEDVKIIDRIPIWGNGEGFTYNVRKHVFVVEASSGITHQLTDGDLNVNTMAWSPDGRKVAYAASVEELKPYETRLFVHDIESGERVELPMRGYAVSALTWSPDGERIAFIGRDVERGRGLASHNKVYVYDLDSEELKVLTEGLDRNALNTLGSDARWKSCSPSLKWIPDGGRSGHLYFLVSDAGKVALYRVAPEEGLRKHLELDGKSVDSFDVGLDGAVAFTAMGPDEPAELYISKAGDLVKLTSFNESFVKTFNLTKPQHFTFKASDGVEIDGWILWPPEEGVGGGKMPWVLYIHGGPKTMYGDGFFFEFHLLAHKGFAVVYTNPRGSDGYSEEFADIRCHFGERDYQDLMEAVDYVLTKYGGRLDPERVGVAGGSYGGFMVNWIVTHTGRFAAAVTQRSISDWVSKFGTTDIGFYFNADMIGCGQPPWRNLQAYLEKSPITHVENARTPTLIIHSMEDYRCWLDQAIELFTALKLRGVETRLLLFPNENHELTRSGKPKHRVENLKHITRWFLKHLKGVEERD, via the coding sequence TTGAGTCGCCTACTCGGCTATGAGGATCTTTCTAAACTTGTATTAGTGTCAAGTCCTTCCATCCATCCCTCGTCAAAGCTGGTGGCGTTCCTCACAGCCAAGATAAACCTTGAGAAAAACATGTACGAGTCCGCCGTGTGGATGGCGGGTGTTGACGGTTGTGAGGTGTATCCGTTCACTGGCGGCCCTGATGATTTCTGCCCTCAATGGTGTCCTGACGGAAGGAAGCTGTCCTTCGTTTCTCGGCGCGGTCTGGCGGAGGGTGAGAAGGGGGCAAGCATCTATATAGCGTCCCTCGAGTCGAGGGAGCCGTGGAGGCTTGCATACTTTAAAGGCGGTGTTACGGAGTACGGGTGGTCTCCGGACTCGAGGAAGGTGGCCGTGATATCTAAGGTGGGTGAAGCGCATGAGGACGTGAAGATTATAGACCGGATACCCATATGGGGCAATGGCGAGGGGTTCACGTACAACGTCAGGAAGCACGTGTTCGTAGTGGAAGCGTCGAGCGGGATCACGCATCAACTCACTGACGGAGACCTCAACGTCAACACGATGGCCTGGAGCCCTGACGGCAGGAAGGTGGCCTACGCAGCCTCCGTCGAGGAGCTGAAGCCGTATGAGACCAGACTCTTCGTGCATGACATTGAGTCCGGGGAGCGTGTTGAACTCCCTATGAGGGGGTACGCCGTGTCAGCCCTCACGTGGAGTCCTGACGGTGAGAGGATAGCCTTCATCGGCAGGGACGTTGAGAGGGGGAGGGGCCTGGCCTCACACAATAAGGTATATGTGTACGACCTCGACTCCGAGGAGTTGAAGGTGTTGACGGAGGGGCTGGACAGGAATGCGTTAAACACGCTGGGAAGCGACGCCAGGTGGAAGAGCTGCTCACCGTCGCTTAAGTGGATTCCTGACGGGGGCCGGAGCGGCCACCTCTACTTCCTAGTGTCCGACGCCGGCAAGGTCGCCCTCTACCGAGTTGCTCCTGAGGAGGGGCTGAGGAAGCACCTCGAGCTCGACGGCAAGAGCGTGGACTCGTTCGACGTGGGGTTAGACGGTGCAGTTGCCTTCACGGCGATGGGGCCTGACGAGCCTGCGGAGCTCTACATATCCAAGGCTGGTGACTTGGTGAAGCTGACGAGCTTCAACGAGTCCTTCGTCAAGACCTTCAACCTAACCAAACCGCAGCACTTCACATTCAAGGCGAGCGACGGCGTTGAGATCGACGGATGGATTCTCTGGCCTCCTGAAGAGGGGGTAGGGGGTGGGAAAATGCCTTGGGTGCTGTACATACACGGCGGGCCTAAAACCATGTACGGCGACGGCTTCTTCTTCGAATTCCACCTGCTCGCCCATAAGGGGTTCGCCGTAGTCTACACGAACCCCAGGGGCAGCGATGGCTACAGTGAGGAGTTCGCTGACATAAGGTGTCACTTCGGGGAGAGGGACTACCAAGACTTGATGGAGGCCGTTGATTACGTGCTAACCAAGTACGGGGGCAGGCTCGACCCAGAACGTGTTGGTGTGGCCGGAGGCAGTTACGGCGGGTTCATGGTTAACTGGATAGTGACTCATACAGGCAGGTTTGCGGCGGCAGTGACTCAAAGATCTATAAGTGACTGGGTAAGCAAGTTCGGGACGACTGACATAGGCTTCTACTTCAACGCCGACATGATAGGGTGCGGTCAGCCTCCGTGGAGGAACCTGCAGGCATACCTCGAGAAAAGCCCTATAACACATGTGGAAAACGCGAGAACCCCAACACTCATAATCCACAGCATGGAGGACTACCGTTGCTGGCTGGACCAGGCCATAGAGCTGTTCACAGCGCTGAAGCTTAGAGGCGTTGAAACACGCCTCCTGCTATTCCCGAACGAAAACCACGAACTCACCAGGAGCGGTAAACCGAAACACAGGGTCGAAAACCTCAAACACATAACGCGCTGGTTCCTGAAACACCTTAAGGGAGTCGAAGAAAGAGATTGA
- a CDS encoding PIN domain-containing protein: MSRRSISRKPRVLVDTTFLLPALGVEIEEDALKAIALFRKLEIYYLEVGILEAMWKALKAIPPEHLDIVKVGLESIRNTYNMLDVPVEAYVEAYRIYNEGHKDYIDALYYSTARTTDIPWLTIDEEFIEFLKQRNYKIKGIVYTSEDLKLIT, from the coding sequence GTGAGCAGAAGGAGTATATCGCGGAAACCGAGAGTACTAGTTGATACAACATTCCTCTTACCAGCTCTAGGCGTAGAGATCGAGGAAGACGCTTTAAAAGCTATAGCTCTGTTTAGAAAGCTAGAAATCTACTACTTAGAGGTCGGAATCCTAGAGGCGATGTGGAAAGCACTCAAAGCTATACCACCAGAACATCTCGACATAGTCAAAGTGGGTCTAGAGTCTATAAGAAACACGTACAACATGCTAGACGTACCCGTAGAGGCATACGTAGAGGCCTATAGAATCTACAACGAGGGCCATAAGGACTACATAGATGCCCTGTACTATTCTACAGCTAGGACAACTGATATTCCGTGGCTGACGATAGACGAAGAGTTTATCGAGTTCCTGAAACAACGCAACTACAAGATAAAGGGGATCGTATACACCTCAGAAGACCTTAAGTTAATTACATGA
- a CDS encoding NAD-dependent epimerase/dehydratase family protein, whose product MKVLITGGAGFIGHNVALHLEGRGYDVSIVDSMERSSKHALRRLEGFNVRVVRADVRTFSNYGHFDAVVHAAAYVSVEESLREPLKYLENNSLGTARVGYECARGGLKLIYLSSAAVYGEPLKLPVDEEHPTSPLSPYGLSKLYGEEILRNFARTYGLKHITLRLFNVYGPGQNPAYAGVITNFMERALKGEPLIIHGDGEQTRDFIYVGDVAKIIECLIERDLFDNQTYNIGSGRPTTINQLATTIRNLINKGLAITYAPARPGDIRHSVANVGRVRKLINIQTISLEEGLKKTLDQVKRDLQQGG is encoded by the coding sequence ATGAAGGTCTTAATCACCGGCGGTGCAGGTTTCATAGGGCATAATGTGGCCCTTCACCTGGAGGGGAGGGGGTATGATGTATCGATAGTCGACAGTATGGAGAGGTCCAGCAAGCATGCTTTGAGAAGGCTTGAGGGGTTTAACGTGCGCGTGGTTAGAGCTGACGTGAGGACCTTCAGCAACTACGGGCATTTCGACGCCGTGGTTCACGCCGCAGCATACGTCAGCGTTGAGGAGTCCCTCAGAGAGCCCCTCAAATACCTCGAGAACAACTCACTAGGGACTGCCAGGGTGGGGTATGAGTGTGCTAGAGGAGGTCTTAAGCTCATCTACCTGAGCTCAGCGGCAGTCTACGGGGAGCCACTCAAGCTACCAGTGGACGAGGAGCACCCGACAAGCCCTCTCTCACCATATGGTCTGAGCAAACTCTACGGTGAGGAAATCCTCAGGAACTTCGCCAGGACCTATGGCCTCAAACACATCACGCTCAGACTTTTCAACGTCTACGGTCCAGGTCAGAACCCGGCATACGCAGGCGTTATAACGAACTTCATGGAAAGGGCGTTGAAGGGGGAGCCCTTAATCATCCACGGTGACGGAGAACAGACAAGAGACTTCATCTACGTGGGCGACGTAGCTAAGATCATCGAGTGCCTGATTGAAAGGGATTTATTCGATAATCAGACATACAACATCGGCTCAGGAAGGCCTACAACAATCAACCAGCTAGCAACAACTATCAGGAACCTCATCAACAAGGGGCTAGCCATAACGTACGCGCCAGCAAGACCTGGGGACATAAGGCACAGCGTCGCCAACGTGGGCAGGGTGAGGAAGCTCATCAACATCCAGACAATATCCCTCGAGGAAGGACTCAAGAAAACCTTAGATCAAGTCAAACGTGACCTCCAGCAGGGAGGCTAA
- the proS gene encoding proline--tRNA ligase translates to MREELLGGKSFSEWFDWVLREAELYDYGRYPVKGLAVWMPYGFKLRKHVMDLMRDLLDSTGHEEILLPLLIPEDLLAKESEHVRGFEDQVYWVTHGGLEPLDVKLALRPTSETSLTFMESFWIKSYKQLPKKYYQVVSIFRYETRATRAMLRVREVTTFKEAHTVHEDFKDTERQVAEAVGIYSRFFDLLGIPYLVSRRPDWDKFPGAVYTIAFDTLMPDGRALQIGTVHNLGQNFTKVFEVRVQRRDETVDYAWQTSYGISERVIASLISTHGDGKGLVLPFRVAPIQVVVVPIPAGGEEGKREVYARAKEVGESLRKDGLRTHVDLDEDRTPSEKFAYWELKGVPLRIDLGPIELREGMATVFRRDTLRKEKVPLNELPARLRRMGEDIDANLSGRAWRSFRERMATARELSEFEEALKRGADIVEVPWCGFRECADHIATTHSLETLGTPLKVAEELGRNPDVTCPVCGRKAVTYMRYARKY, encoded by the coding sequence ATGCGTGAAGAGTTGTTGGGGGGTAAGAGCTTCAGCGAGTGGTTCGATTGGGTGTTGAGGGAGGCCGAACTCTACGACTACGGAAGGTACCCTGTTAAGGGTCTTGCTGTCTGGATGCCCTACGGCTTCAAGCTCAGGAAGCATGTGATGGATTTGATGAGGGATCTCCTGGACTCAACAGGCCATGAAGAGATACTGCTCCCCCTCCTAATACCTGAGGATCTGCTTGCTAAGGAATCCGAGCACGTGAGGGGTTTTGAGGACCAGGTTTATTGGGTCACTCACGGCGGCCTCGAGCCCCTCGACGTTAAGCTTGCTTTAAGGCCTACGAGTGAGACCTCACTGACGTTCATGGAGTCATTCTGGATTAAGAGCTACAAGCAATTACCTAAGAAGTACTACCAGGTTGTCAGCATATTCAGGTATGAGACGAGGGCTACGAGGGCCATGCTCCGTGTTAGGGAGGTCACCACCTTCAAGGAAGCCCATACGGTTCATGAAGACTTCAAAGACACTGAGAGGCAGGTCGCTGAGGCCGTCGGAATATACAGCAGGTTCTTCGACCTACTGGGAATACCCTACCTAGTATCCAGAAGGCCTGACTGGGACAAGTTCCCAGGCGCTGTGTACACAATAGCTTTCGACACGCTGATGCCTGACGGGAGGGCGCTTCAGATAGGGACCGTGCATAACTTAGGACAGAACTTCACGAAGGTCTTCGAGGTCAGGGTGCAGAGGAGGGACGAGACCGTTGACTACGCCTGGCAGACATCATACGGGATTTCCGAGAGGGTTATAGCCTCCCTGATAAGCACCCATGGGGATGGGAAGGGTTTAGTCCTCCCGTTCAGGGTGGCGCCTATACAGGTTGTCGTGGTCCCCATACCTGCTGGGGGTGAGGAAGGGAAGCGTGAGGTCTACGCTAGAGCTAAGGAGGTTGGGGAGTCTCTTAGGAAGGATGGCCTAAGAACGCATGTAGACCTGGATGAGGACAGAACGCCCAGTGAGAAATTCGCGTACTGGGAGCTTAAGGGAGTCCCGCTGAGGATTGATCTAGGCCCTATAGAGCTGCGCGAGGGCATGGCCACAGTGTTCAGGAGGGACACGCTGAGGAAGGAGAAAGTACCTCTTAACGAACTGCCAGCCAGGCTGAGGAGGATGGGCGAGGACATAGACGCCAACCTAAGTGGGAGGGCTTGGAGGTCGTTCAGGGAACGCATGGCCACGGCGAGAGAGTTAAGCGAGTTCGAGGAGGCTCTAAAGCGGGGTGCTGACATAGTCGAGGTTCCGTGGTGCGGCTTCAGGGAATGCGCCGACCACATCGCTACGACACACTCCCTAGAGACTCTAGGAACCCCGCTCAAGGTTGCGGAGGAGCTCGGCAGGAACCCAGACGTCACGTGCCCTGTCTGCGGGAGGAAGGCAGTGACGTACATGAGATACGCTAGGAAGTACTAG
- a CDS encoding ABC transporter ATP-binding protein, whose amino-acid sequence MVPIISARRLWFRYPEGDWVLRGLSLEVGGGEAVLIIGGTGCGKTTLARVLNGVGVHVYEGVIEGEVLVKGKGVLEYDVGELSRIIHVVGQNPYIYFTEPLLEEDLRSYAESIHGNLERADKSFRKAAESMGLWGVLKRYFFELSGGQARRAVISKALIADPELIVFDEPLMWLDDKGVYEFLNVLRMLKLMGKSVLVFEHRFLPLLNYADRVYVMSEGRLKEVPGEPSRLLGEMRDALPEPPKHPEGSGVARGRVAVEARGVRFSYGGTPVLRGVDLTAGEGEILFIYGDNGSGKSTLLKILAGYLKPKEGNVLRSGRAIYIPQNIYLFFTEECVRNEVREVCRAHSGSEDCVEEGLRRVAELGLDPDKTPFNLSYGQMVKLAITVAQLVPGLSVILLDEPFSGLTYADRVKLLEYLVKVKPAKIIATSNSEVLGLREGVKVLRLEDGVLMEDRQLGDRRIGVFRGG is encoded by the coding sequence ATGGTTCCCATCATCTCCGCCAGAAGGCTTTGGTTCCGATATCCTGAAGGTGACTGGGTCCTCAGAGGATTAAGTCTAGAGGTTGGCGGTGGGGAGGCGGTACTCATTATAGGTGGGACTGGATGCGGGAAGACAACGCTGGCGAGGGTTCTGAACGGCGTCGGGGTACACGTCTATGAGGGGGTTATAGAAGGTGAGGTACTTGTTAAGGGTAAGGGGGTACTTGAATACGATGTCGGCGAGCTCTCTAGGATCATTCACGTCGTGGGGCAGAACCCATACATATACTTCACGGAACCCCTTCTGGAGGAGGATCTACGTTCCTACGCCGAATCCATTCACGGAAACCTAGAGAGGGCTGATAAGTCCTTCAGGAAGGCCGCTGAGTCAATGGGTTTATGGGGTGTTCTGAAGAGGTATTTCTTCGAGCTGTCTGGGGGGCAGGCTAGGAGAGCCGTAATCAGTAAGGCCCTGATCGCTGACCCGGAACTCATAGTTTTCGACGAGCCACTAATGTGGCTCGATGATAAGGGTGTTTACGAATTCCTCAACGTGCTCAGGATGCTCAAGCTGATGGGTAAGAGCGTTCTGGTATTCGAGCACAGGTTCCTCCCCCTACTGAATTACGCTGACAGAGTCTACGTAATGTCTGAGGGGAGGTTGAAGGAGGTGCCCGGAGAGCCCTCAAGGCTGCTTGGAGAGATGCGGGATGCGCTGCCCGAACCCCCCAAACATCCGGAGGGTTCAGGGGTTGCCAGAGGTCGTGTGGCCGTTGAGGCTAGGGGCGTCCGCTTCAGCTACGGAGGGACCCCTGTTTTGAGGGGTGTGGACCTCACGGCCGGGGAGGGTGAGATTCTGTTCATCTACGGAGATAACGGGTCGGGCAAATCTACATTGCTCAAGATCCTGGCTGGGTACCTCAAACCTAAGGAGGGTAACGTACTTAGGAGTGGGAGGGCTATCTATATACCCCAGAACATTTACCTCTTCTTCACTGAGGAGTGTGTGAGGAATGAGGTTAGGGAAGTGTGTAGAGCCCATAGCGGTAGTGAAGACTGCGTGGAGGAGGGGTTGAGGAGGGTTGCTGAGTTAGGACTCGACCCTGACAAGACCCCGTTCAACCTGTCGTATGGGCAGATGGTTAAGCTTGCAATCACCGTCGCCCAACTAGTCCCTGGCTTGAGCGTCATACTCCTTGACGAACCCTTCTCAGGGCTCACGTACGCTGACAGGGTTAAGTTACTTGAGTATCTAGTTAAGGTTAAGCCCGCTAAAATAATAGCCACAAGCAATAGTGAGGTTTTAGGGCTTAGGGAGGGTGTTAAGGTACTCAGACTAGAGGATGGTGTGCTGATGGAGGATAGGCAGTTAGGTGATCGGCGAATAGGGGTGTTTAGGGGTGGGTGA
- a CDS encoding plasma-membrane proton-efflux P-type ATPase: MSGYRGLTSEDVAKRLETYGLNKVPEKRENVVAAFLRRFTGLTPYTIEAAAAISLALGKYVDFTIMVSLLLVNAVIGVLHGYKAGKAVEVLKSRLRISVKALRDGEWVDVAAEYVVPDDIVKISMGDIVPADGVVVEGSVIVDESALTGESIPVEKGVGGEVYAGTTVVRGEAIIRIAATGVRTRFGRTVELVQIAKPRLLIEEITNSITKWLLIVDSLFIALVVVKLILAGLNLLDILPFTLTLLLASIPIALPAMTTITLALGSVELAKSGIVVRRLEAVEAASMMDIICLDKTGTITENRIVVDKVVPVVSEYSVEDVIRYAVLASEEVTKDPIDNAIRQRAREMNISISTVKTLEFKPFTPETKRSEALVQLQGRRVRVVKGAPQVLLQLAADDNKENIGKSVEELSKEGLRPLAIAVETQQSTIKIVGLLGLYDRPREDSRQFIDAMRGFGVTPKMVTGDNIHIAKAVASRVGIGERAVSLREVSKEQLVSSVEDVDVFAEVIPEDKYDIVETLQRKGHVVGMTGDGVNDAPALRKADLGVAVSGATDVAKSVASAVLTSPGLREIVNIIRLGRMTYRKVVVWTVNKIVKTFSIVYFVAISTLFLGLPILTPTHMILMLFLYDFVTLSISADVLKPGRKPEKWDVRKLTAVSTTLGAVKLAELFMALYVAIFINLPYPQLQSFMFYILLLSGLLNILNFREAGAFWGSRPGKYVLLAIVVDGVVATILVWRGIIIPSLPAHAIAIAVAYTMAVALLLTDIVKIAVYRLFSYT, translated from the coding sequence ATGAGCGGATATAGGGGCTTGACCAGTGAGGATGTCGCGAAGAGGCTGGAGACATACGGGCTTAACAAAGTTCCTGAAAAGAGGGAGAATGTGGTTGCCGCCTTCCTGAGGAGGTTCACGGGATTAACGCCATACACTATAGAAGCGGCCGCGGCAATCTCCCTTGCTTTAGGGAAGTACGTGGATTTCACTATAATGGTGTCGCTACTCCTCGTAAATGCCGTTATTGGCGTTCTTCATGGGTATAAGGCTGGGAAGGCTGTTGAGGTGCTCAAATCGAGGTTGAGAATAAGTGTGAAGGCTTTAAGGGATGGTGAGTGGGTTGATGTTGCCGCCGAGTACGTCGTGCCGGACGATATTGTAAAGATTTCCATGGGCGACATCGTGCCCGCTGATGGCGTCGTTGTTGAGGGCTCCGTAATAGTTGATGAATCTGCGTTAACCGGGGAATCCATACCCGTTGAAAAGGGCGTCGGTGGCGAGGTTTACGCTGGAACTACGGTCGTTAGGGGGGAGGCTATTATCAGGATAGCTGCAACAGGCGTTAGAACGCGCTTCGGCAGGACGGTTGAGCTTGTTCAGATAGCGAAGCCCAGACTCCTGATAGAGGAGATAACCAACAGCATAACTAAGTGGCTTCTAATCGTGGATTCCCTCTTCATAGCCCTGGTCGTGGTTAAGCTTATTCTGGCAGGGCTTAACTTGCTTGATATCCTGCCCTTCACCTTAACGTTGCTACTAGCCTCGATACCCATAGCTCTGCCAGCCATGACCACTATAACTCTTGCTTTAGGGAGTGTTGAGCTCGCAAAGAGCGGCATAGTCGTCAGGAGGCTTGAAGCCGTAGAGGCTGCCTCCATGATGGACATTATATGCCTGGACAAAACTGGAACGATAACGGAGAACAGGATAGTAGTGGATAAAGTAGTGCCAGTGGTCAGCGAGTACAGTGTGGAGGATGTGATTCGGTATGCCGTCCTAGCGTCTGAGGAAGTAACGAAGGACCCTATAGATAACGCCATCAGGCAGAGGGCTAGGGAGATGAACATCAGCATAAGCACGGTGAAGACATTAGAATTTAAGCCATTCACGCCTGAAACGAAGAGGAGTGAAGCGCTGGTTCAGCTTCAGGGGCGGAGGGTGAGGGTCGTCAAGGGCGCGCCGCAAGTGCTCCTACAGCTAGCCGCTGACGACAACAAGGAAAACATTGGGAAGAGCGTTGAGGAGTTAAGTAAGGAAGGGCTTAGGCCGCTAGCCATAGCCGTGGAGACGCAGCAAAGCACCATCAAGATCGTCGGGTTGTTAGGGCTCTACGACAGACCCCGCGAGGACTCAAGGCAGTTTATAGATGCTATGAGGGGTTTTGGCGTGACGCCGAAGATGGTTACCGGGGATAACATACACATAGCTAAGGCTGTAGCGAGTAGGGTTGGTATAGGTGAGAGGGCTGTCAGCTTGAGGGAGGTCTCGAAGGAGCAGCTAGTCAGCAGCGTCGAGGACGTTGACGTCTTCGCGGAAGTCATACCTGAGGACAAGTACGACATTGTGGAGACCCTGCAGAGGAAGGGGCATGTGGTCGGTATGACCGGTGACGGGGTGAACGATGCGCCCGCGCTCAGGAAGGCGGATCTAGGTGTGGCTGTGAGCGGGGCTACTGACGTGGCTAAGTCAGTTGCCTCAGCAGTGCTCACATCCCCAGGTTTGAGGGAGATCGTCAACATCATAAGGCTCGGGAGAATGACTTACAGGAAGGTCGTCGTGTGGACCGTAAACAAGATAGTTAAGACGTTCAGCATAGTATATTTTGTGGCGATATCGACTCTGTTCCTCGGGCTCCCAATACTGACGCCTACACACATGATATTAATGCTGTTTCTCTACGACTTCGTAACGCTATCCATAAGCGCTGACGTGCTGAAGCCGGGCAGGAAGCCTGAGAAGTGGGATGTGAGGAAGCTTACAGCAGTCTCAACCACGCTTGGCGCTGTGAAGCTCGCGGAGCTATTCATGGCGCTATATGTAGCGATATTCATTAACTTACCATACCCACAGCTACAGAGCTTCATGTTCTACATCCTCCTCCTTTCAGGACTCCTGAACATACTGAACTTCAGAGAGGCTGGAGCGTTCTGGGGCTCGAGGCCAGGCAAGTATGTGTTGCTGGCCATAGTGGTCGATGGTGTGGTCGCAACGATCCTCGTGTGGAGGGGAATAATAATACCTTCATTACCAGCGCACGCAATAGCGATAGCGGTGGCCTACACCATGGCAGTAGCACTGCTGCTCACGGACATCGTTAAGATCGCAGTATACAGGCTGTTTAGCTATACATAA
- a CDS encoding MTH1187 family thiamine-binding protein — MLGSIRVVPVGTQSASLSSYVAEALRVIEAAGLKHQVTPFGTAVEADSVEGIAKVVEEIAERLRAMGVPRLVVDVSLDLRFDKNITLEYKVRSVQERLQSASGGDPAGPSRSEGRSGRAE, encoded by the coding sequence GTGTTGGGTTCCATACGGGTGGTCCCTGTGGGGACCCAGTCAGCTAGCTTAAGCAGTTATGTTGCCGAGGCTCTAAGGGTCATCGAGGCCGCAGGTCTCAAACATCAGGTAACCCCCTTCGGCACGGCGGTCGAGGCTGACTCAGTAGAGGGGATTGCCAAGGTTGTTGAGGAGATTGCTGAGAGGCTGAGGGCTATGGGGGTTCCGAGGCTTGTGGTAGATGTATCGCTAGACCTGAGGTTCGATAAGAACATAACGCTGGAGTACAAGGTCAGGTCAGTGCAGGAGAGGCTTCAGAGTGCGAGCGGTGGAGACCCTGCTGGGCCAAGCAGGTCTGAAGGACGTAGTGGGCGGGCTGAATGA
- a CDS encoding type II toxin-antitoxin system VapC family toxin — translation MYLYDASAILNLVKRRKVRVFVKGCTTDLAIYETINAVWEECYLLKRIRVETAYGLVELLSKIFNILDLHTVGSPEKDVLEIAMKEGISIYDASYIYIATQNKLTLVTDDKN, via the coding sequence GTGTATCTCTACGACGCCAGCGCTATACTAAATCTCGTGAAGAGGAGGAAGGTAAGGGTCTTCGTGAAGGGATGCACTACAGATCTTGCCATCTATGAGACTATTAACGCAGTTTGGGAAGAGTGTTACCTACTCAAGAGAATACGGGTGGAGACAGCCTATGGATTAGTTGAGTTGCTGTCTAAGATCTTCAACATACTGGACCTACACACCGTAGGAAGCCCCGAGAAGGACGTACTAGAAATAGCCATGAAAGAAGGGATAAGTATCTACGACGCATCCTACATCTACATCGCAACACAAAATAAACTAACCCTGGTAACTGACGATAAAAACTGA
- a CDS encoding 30S ribosomal protein S26e, protein MPKKRESRGRRKGSKGSVELIHCDQCGRLVPEDKAVCVTRWYSPVDPQLADELEKKGAIIGRYPVTKCYCVSCAVFMGIVKVRAEEERKKSART, encoded by the coding sequence TTGCCGAAGAAGCGTGAGAGCAGGGGGAGGCGTAAGGGAAGCAAAGGCTCCGTCGAGCTAATACACTGCGATCAATGCGGCAGACTAGTTCCGGAGGACAAGGCGGTATGCGTCACGAGGTGGTACTCTCCGGTAGATCCTCAGTTGGCTGACGAGCTTGAGAAGAAGGGCGCCATCATAGGTAGGTACCCAGTAACTAAATGTTACTGCGTTAGCTGCGCAGTATTCATGGGAATCGTGAAGGTAAGGGCTGAGGAGGAGAGGAAGAAATCCGCGCGAACCTAA